One window of Serinus canaria isolate serCan28SL12 chromosome 3, serCan2020, whole genome shotgun sequence genomic DNA carries:
- the GLO1 gene encoding lactoylglutathione lyase, with protein MAAPTEPSGLTDEAAYAACSEPDASTKDFIFQQTMLRVKDPTKSLDFYTRILGMTLLQKFDFPTMKFSLYFLGYEDKNDIPKDKAERTPWTFSRKATLELTHNWGTENDDSQSYHNGNSDPRGFGHIGIAVPDVYKACKRFEELGVKFVKKPDDGKMKGLAFVQDPDGYWIEILNPNHMVTLT; from the exons ATGGCGGCCCCTACGGAGCCCAGCGGGCTCACGGACGAGGCAGCCTACGCTGCCTGCTCGGAGCCGGATGCCAGCACCAAG GATTTTATATTTCAGCAGACAATGTTAAGAGTAAAGGATCCTACAAAATCATTGGATTTTTATACAAGGATACTTGGAATGAC CCTGCTTCAAAAATTTGACTTTCCTACTATGAAGTTCTCACTCTATTTCCTGGGGTATGAAGATAAAAACGATATCCCGAAAGATAAAGCTGAGAGAACACCCTGGACCTTCTCTAGAAAAGCTACACTTGAACTGACACA CAACTGGGGCACTGAAAATGATGACAGTCAGTCCTACCACAATGGCAATTCAGATCCCCGAGGATTTG GACACATTGGAATTGCTGTTCCTGATGTCTATAAAGCTTGTAAGAGGTTTGAAGAACTAGGAGTGAAATTTGTGAAGAAACCAGATGATG GTAAAATGAAAGGACTTGCATTTGTTCAGGATCCTGATGGCTACTGGATTGAAATTTTGAATCCTAACCACATGGTGACTCTCACTTAG